In the Wyeomyia smithii strain HCP4-BCI-WySm-NY-G18 chromosome 2, ASM2978416v1, whole genome shotgun sequence genome, one interval contains:
- the LOC129721305 gene encoding guanine nucleotide-binding protein G(s) subunit alpha isoform X1, whose protein sequence is MGCFGSAGSKQSDSNSSEDTKSQKRRSDAITRQLQKDKQVYRATHRLLLLGAGESGKSTIVKQMRILHVNGFSDTERKQKIEDIKKNIRDAILTITGAMSTLTPPIPLEKPENQTRVDYIQDYASGPDFNYPPEFYENTEELWKDRGVQQTYERSNEYQLIDCAKYFLDRVSEIKQPNYTPTEQDILRCRVLTSGIFETRFQVDKVNFHMFDVGGQRDERRKWIQCFNDVTAIIFVTACSSYNMVLREDPTQNRLRESLELFKSIWNNRWLRTISVILFLNKQDLLAEKIKAGKSKLSDYFSEFNRYQTPVSAFKADAVCEMGEEPEVIRAKYFIRDEFLRISTASGDGKHYCYPHFTCAVDTENIKRVFNDCRDIIQRMHLRQYELL, encoded by the exons ATGGGTTGCTTTGGATCGGCAGGATCAAAACAGTCGGACTCGAACAGTTCTGAGGATACAAAAAGTCAGAAACGACGGAGCGATGCCATCACAAGACAGCTACAGAAAGATAAACAG GTTTACAGAGCCACTCATAGGCTGCTATTACTTGGCGCCGGTGAATCCGGAAAATCAACAATCGTCAAACAAATGAGAATATTGCACGTTAACGGATTTTCTGACACAGAgagaaaacagaaaattgaGGATATCAAAAAGAATATAAGAGATGCCATATTG ACAATTACCGGTGCAATGAGCACATTAACACCTCCTATTCCATTAGAGAAACCAGAAAATCAAACCAGAGTAGACTACATACAAGATTATGCATCAG GTCCCGACTTCAACTATCCACCAGAGTTTTACGAAAATACCGAAGAATTGtggaaagatcgcggcgttcagCAGACCTACGAGCGATCGAATGAATATCAACTAATCGATTGCGCTAAATA TTTTCTGGATCGTGTTAGTGAAATCAAACAGCCTAATTATACTCCAACCGAGCAGGATATACTAAGATGTCGTGTTTTGACGTCTGGTATATTCGAAACTAGGTTTCAAGTTGATAAGGTTAACTTTCA CATGTTCGATGTTGGAGGTCAGCGGGATGAACGACGCAAATGGATACAATGTTTTAATGATGTCACTGCAATCATATTCGTGACGGCGTGCTCTAGTTATAATATGGTCCTTCGTGAAGATCCTACACAAAATCGGCTGAGAGAGTCTCTGGAACTGTTCAAAAGTATTTGGAATAATAG GTGGTTACGAACAATATCAGTAATATTGTTCTTGAACAAACAAGACTTGCTAGCAGAAAAAATTAAGGCTGGTAAAAGCAAACTTTCTGATTATTTTAGTGAGTTCAATCGATACCAGACACCGG TATCTGCATTTAAAGCTGATGCCGTCTGTGAAATGGGAGAAGAACCGGAAGTGATTAGAGCGAAATATTTTATAAGAGATGAATTTTTG CGTATATCGACAGCCAGTGGTGATGGCAAACACTATTGCTATCCGCACTTTACCTGTGCAGTAGATACCGAAAACATCAAAAGAGTTTTCAACGATTGTAGAGACATCATTCAGAGAATGCATCTGCGACAGTACGAACTGTTATAG
- the LOC129721305 gene encoding guanine nucleotide-binding protein G(s) subunit alpha isoform X2 translates to MGCFGSAGSKQSDSNSSEDTKSQKRRSDAITRQLQKDKQVYRATHRLLLLGAGESGKSTIVKQMRILHVNGFSDTERKQKIEDIKKNIRDAILTITGAMSTLTPPIPLEKPENQTRVDYIQDYASGPDFNYPPEFYENTEELWKDRGVQQTYERSNEYQLIDCAKYFLDRVSEIKQPNYTPTEQDILRCRVLTSGIFETRFQVDKVNFHMFDVGGQRDERRKWIQCFNDVTAIIFVTACSSYNMVLREDPTQNRLRESLELFKSIWNNRWLRTISVILFLNKQDLLAEKIKAGKSKLSDYFSEFNRYQTPADAVCEMGEEPEVIRAKYFIRDEFLRISTASGDGKHYCYPHFTCAVDTENIKRVFNDCRDIIQRMHLRQYELL, encoded by the exons ATGGGTTGCTTTGGATCGGCAGGATCAAAACAGTCGGACTCGAACAGTTCTGAGGATACAAAAAGTCAGAAACGACGGAGCGATGCCATCACAAGACAGCTACAGAAAGATAAACAG GTTTACAGAGCCACTCATAGGCTGCTATTACTTGGCGCCGGTGAATCCGGAAAATCAACAATCGTCAAACAAATGAGAATATTGCACGTTAACGGATTTTCTGACACAGAgagaaaacagaaaattgaGGATATCAAAAAGAATATAAGAGATGCCATATTG ACAATTACCGGTGCAATGAGCACATTAACACCTCCTATTCCATTAGAGAAACCAGAAAATCAAACCAGAGTAGACTACATACAAGATTATGCATCAG GTCCCGACTTCAACTATCCACCAGAGTTTTACGAAAATACCGAAGAATTGtggaaagatcgcggcgttcagCAGACCTACGAGCGATCGAATGAATATCAACTAATCGATTGCGCTAAATA TTTTCTGGATCGTGTTAGTGAAATCAAACAGCCTAATTATACTCCAACCGAGCAGGATATACTAAGATGTCGTGTTTTGACGTCTGGTATATTCGAAACTAGGTTTCAAGTTGATAAGGTTAACTTTCA CATGTTCGATGTTGGAGGTCAGCGGGATGAACGACGCAAATGGATACAATGTTTTAATGATGTCACTGCAATCATATTCGTGACGGCGTGCTCTAGTTATAATATGGTCCTTCGTGAAGATCCTACACAAAATCGGCTGAGAGAGTCTCTGGAACTGTTCAAAAGTATTTGGAATAATAG GTGGTTACGAACAATATCAGTAATATTGTTCTTGAACAAACAAGACTTGCTAGCAGAAAAAATTAAGGCTGGTAAAAGCAAACTTTCTGATTATTTTAGTGAGTTCAATCGATACCAGACACCGG CTGATGCCGTCTGTGAAATGGGAGAAGAACCGGAAGTGATTAGAGCGAAATATTTTATAAGAGATGAATTTTTG CGTATATCGACAGCCAGTGGTGATGGCAAACACTATTGCTATCCGCACTTTACCTGTGCAGTAGATACCGAAAACATCAAAAGAGTTTTCAACGATTGTAGAGACATCATTCAGAGAATGCATCTGCGACAGTACGAACTGTTATAG
- the LOC129723229 gene encoding probable phenylalanine--tRNA ligase, mitochondrial: MFKILNSNILVRSLVLSERCFSSQAKISEKAIDLFQQQYIRDSWTNVTPKILSHLDRNLHLRLNHPLAIIRKKIVNYFYGAYLNPRGNPLFSVYDNLSPVVSVQQNYDSLLVPEDHPSRKKSDCYYVNKDYLLRAHTTAHQLELIQAGLDNFLVVGDVYRRDEIDSTHYPVFHQMDGVRIIHQDKLFEKTPELKVFEKSYKTYLSNGAETISDCIDQQKQPCHTLEAVKLCEHEMKRILVGMVKNLFGEKVEYRWVETYFPFTQPSWELEIFFNGKWLEILGCGISRNEILDRAGVDNSIAYAFGVGLERLAMVLFDIPDIRLFWSTDSGFLNQFKSDRIVKYKPISVYPQCTNDISFWLPDDLSLDSFSVNDFYDLVRTVGEDMVEQVTLIDKFKHPKTGKSSLCFRIVYRHMSRTLTQSEVNVTHAKIGAELKKEFNVNIR; encoded by the exons ATGTTTAAAATACTAAATAGTAATATATTGGTGCGGTCGTTAGTGTTGAGTGAGAGATGCTTCAGTAGCCAAGCTAAAATTAGCGAAAAAGCTATCGACCTCTTTCAACAGCAGTATATTCGAGACTCGTGGACGAACGTTACACCTAAAATTCTATCGCACCTAGACAGGAATCTGCATCTTCGGTTGAATCATCCCCTTGCAATAATTCGCAAGAAGATTGTAAACTATTTCTATGGCGCCTATTTAAATCCCAGAGGAAACCCGCTGTTCAGTGTGTATGATAACCTTAGTCCTGTAGTTTCAGTGCAACAAAATTATGATAGTTTGCTGGTGCCGGAGGATCACCCAAGCAGGAAGAAAAGCGATTGCTATTACGTCAACAAAGATTATCTTCTAAGAGCCCATACGACTGCTCATCAG CTTGAACTCATTCAAGCAGGACTTGACAATTTCCTCGTGGTTGGAGATGTATACCGGCGGGATGAAATTGACTCCACTCATTATCCGGTATTTCACCAAATGGATGGCGTTAGAATAATTCATCAGGATAAATTATTTGAGAAAACTCCTGAGTTGAAAGTGTTCGAAAAGTCATACAAAACTTATTTATCGAATGGCGCGGAAACCATCTCCGACTGCATTGACCAGCAAAAGCAGCCATGCCATACACTGGAAGCCGTTAAGCTTTGTGAGCATGAAATGAAACGTATACTGGTTGGAATGGTCAAGAATCTTTTTGGTGAAAAAGTCGAGTATCGATGGGTCGAGACATATTTTCCATTCACCCAACCATCGTGGGAGctggaaatatttttcaacgGAAAATGGTTAGAGATTCTCGGTTGTGGTATTAGCCGAAATGAAATCCTCGATCGGGCTGGTGTCGATAATTCCATCGCGTACGCGTTTGGAGTTGGCCTTGAAAGGTTGGCTATGGTTCTGTTCGATATACCGGACATTAGGTTGTTCTGGAGTACGGACAGTGGCTTTTTGAATCAGTTCAAAAGTGACAGGATCGTGAAGTATAAACCGATTTCGGTCTATCCCCAGTGTACAAACGACATTTCATTCTGGTTACCAGATGATTTGTCTCTTGACAGTTTTTCTGTTAATGATTTTTACGATTTGGTACGCACTGTGGGTGAGGATATGGTTGAACAG GTGACTCTGATCGATAAATTTAAACATCCAAAAACTGGTAAGTCAAGTCTTTGTTTCCGAATTGTATATCGTCACATGAGCCGGACCCTTACCCAATCAGAAGTAAATGTCACTCACGCCAAAATAGGAGCAGAGTTAAAGAAAGAGTTCAACGTGAATATACGATAA
- the LOC129723231 gene encoding death-associated protein 1: MADGDKDLVAGRPPAVKAGGMRIVQHKSPSTDRPAKDPVEVIGLSNPAPNVNTGEVVQSSSANKHSEHSVEASQVAHAQKPAVQVPQRPVNNIQQPRKC; encoded by the exons ATGGCTGATGGTGACAAAGATCTAGTGGCTGGACGTCCTCCAGCAG TAAAAGCTGGTGGTATGCGAATTGTGCAACACAAATCTCCCAGCACGGATAGGCCCGCCAAGGACCCGGTTGAAGTTATCGGTTTGTCG AATCCTGCCCCAAATGTGAACACAGGGGAAGTGGTACAAAGTTCATCCGCTAACAAGCATAGCGAACACTCAGTAGAAGCTAGTCAGGTGGCTCATGCTCAGAAACCAGCGGTACAGGTTCCTCAACGACCGGTGAACAACATCCAACAACCGCGGAAGTGTTAG
- the LOC129723230 gene encoding probable enoyl-CoA hydratase, mitochondrial, whose amino-acid sequence MAQIGKTFATRACSLAKAANGHSIRFYCSASPKAFEFIKTELAGEKKNVALITLNRPKALNALCNGLMNEVSQALDKFEADDSIGAIVITGSEKAFAAGADIKEMQNNTYAKCITGNFLNNWTRVAKTQKPVIAAVNGYALGGGCEFAMMCDIIYAGDKAKFGQPEIALGTIPGAGGSQRTARVMGKSKAMEMCLTGNMINAEEAERSGLVSKVFPADKVVGEAIKLGEKISTFSPLIVQLCKEAVNTAFETTLNEGLKFERRHFHATFATKDRLEGMTAFVEKRAPNFTSE is encoded by the exons ATGGCCCAAATTGGTAAAACATTTGCCACCCGCGCTTGTTCCCTGGCCAAAGCTGCAAACGGCCACAGCATCCGGTTTTATTGCAGCG CATCACCAAAAGCCTTTGAATTTATCAAAACCGAATTAGCTGGTGAAAAGAAAAACGTTGCTCTGATTACACTAAATCGTCCGAaagctttgaacgctctttgcaATGGCCTGATGAACGAGGTAAGCCAAGCTCTCGATAAGTTTGAAGCCGATGATAGCATTGGAGCGATCGTTATTACTGGAAGTGAAAAGGCATTCGCAGCTGGTGCGGACATTAAGGAGATGCAGAACAATACGTATGCCAAATGTATCACCGGTAACTTTTTAAATAACTGGACTCGTGTTGCGAAAACCCAAAAGCCAGTTATTGCCGCTGTCAACGGTTACGCATTGGGCGGTGGATGCGAATTTGCTATGATGTGTGATATTATCTACGCCGGTGATAAGGCTAAATTCGGACAGCCGGAAATAGCGCTAGGTACAATCCCCGGTGCTGGTGGTTCTCAGCGTACAGCACGTGTTATGGGTAAATCCAAGGCAATGGAGATGTGCCTTACTGGAAACATGATCAATGCCGAAGAGGCTGAACGTTCTGGTCTCGTAAGCAAAGTTTTCCCAGCAGACAAAGTCGTTGGCGAAGCTATTAAGTTAGGTGAAAAGATTTCTACTTTTTCACCATTAATCGTACAACTATGCAAGGAAGCCGTAAACACCGCCTTCGAAACTACCCTCAATGAAGGGTTGAAGTTTGAAAGACGTCACTTCCATGCGACTTTCGCAACCAAGGACCGCCTCGAAGGTATGACCGCTTTTGTTGAAAAGCGTGCACCGAATTTTACTAGCGAGTAA
- the LOC129723080 gene encoding enoyl-[acyl-carrier-protein] reductase, mitochondrial encodes MSVLFRKSLLAQVHLQRNMSVLASVLRYSEFGDPAKVVKLQKETLAEPSPGEVLIKTLYAPINPADINTIQGKYPVKPSFPAVGGNECVAEVVAVGDQGSRLKAGDRVVTFATGLGTWRSHAIYKEINLMKVPKTIGLAEAATITVNPCTAYRMLKDFVSLKAGDSVIQNGANSACGQAIIQLCRAWGIDCVGVVRDRADFGKLRDYLKNLGAAEIITEEELRTTKIFKDGIFKKPKLALNCVGGKNALEVSRHLDNQGIMVTYGGMSREPVTVPTASLIFKDLKYCGFWMTRWTKENSLSPKRSEMFEELFGLIVKNALAAPAHELIAFINYEKALTNALDIQGFVGKKYIFEF; translated from the exons ATGTCCGTACTATTTCGCAAATCTCTACTGGCCCAAGTGCATTTGCAGCGTAACATGAGTGTACTAGCATCTGTGCTGAGGTACAGTGAGTTTGGTGACCCTGCGAAAGTGGTAAAACTTCAGAAGGAAACGCTAGCCGAACCGTCTCCGGGTGAGGTGCTAATCAAGACGTTGTATGCTCCTATCAACCCAGCTGACATTAATACCATTCAAG GGAAATATCCAGTGAAACCGTCATTTCCTGCAGTTGGCGGTAACGAATGTGTAGCGGAGGTAGTGGCCGTCGGAGATCAAGGATCTCGGTTGAAAGCCGGTGATCGTGTCGTTACATTTGCAACAGGATTGGGAACTTGGCGCTCACATGCAATCTATAAGGAAATCAACCTGATGAAAGTGCCCAAAACAATAGGACTAGCCGAAGCTGCCACCATAACTGTAAACCCATGCACTGCGTATCGCATGCTGAAGGATTTTGTCTCACTGAAGGCAGGTGATTCAGTAATACAGAACGGAGCTAACTCAGCATGTGGTCAAGCCATTATTCAGCTGTGTCGTGCATGGGGTATTGATTGCGTTGGAGTCGTTCGAGATAGAGCAGACTTTGGTAAACTGCGGGACTATCTCAAAAATTTAGGGGCAGCAGAAATAATTACCGAGGAAGAACTAAGGACGACGAAAATATTCAAAGATGGAATATTCAAGAAACCGAAGTTAGCTCTAAACTGTGTCggtggaaaaaatgctttagaAGTTTCTCGTCATCTCGATAATCAGGGAATCATGGTGACCTACGGTGGGATGTCGCGGGAGCCGGTCACCGTCCCAACAGCGTCTCTCATTTTTAAAGATTTAAAATACTGCGGATTTTGGATGACTCGCTGGACAAAGGAAAACAGTCTAAGTCCGAAAAGATCAGAGATGTTTGAAGAATTGTTCGGATTAATTGTAAAGAACGCATTAGCAGCACCAGCACATGAACTGATTGCATTTATAAATTATGAAAAAGCTCTCACAAACGCTCTCGATATTCAGGGATTTGTagggaaaaaatatatattcgaATTTTAA
- the LOC129723079 gene encoding uncharacterized protein LOC129723079 isoform X2 — translation MANSMLSYHHCLETLSERQIGLRGQYCFRCQCEACKNNYPLYYDLDHAQLPPGVVNPINTEELEELRKHNLKTALKKIPEYCQFLNEFDTQYPNYEVSSVQEALLRCFQIAYAYQTRKLNYRSLCRL, via the exons ATGG CTAATTCGATGCTTAG TTACCATCATTGTCTAGAAACACTCTCAGAGCGGCAAATCGGTCTACGCGGACAATACTGCTTCCGGTGCCAATGTGAAGCCTGCAAAAATAACTACCCACTTTACTATGATCTTGATCATGCACAATTACCACCGGGTGTGGTGAATCCAATAAACACCGAGGAACTAGAAGAACTCAGAAAGCATAACTTGAAAAcagcattgaaaaaaataccaGAGTATTGCCAATTCCTGAACGAGTTTGATACGCAATATCCCAATTATGAGGTTAGCTCTGTTCAGGAAGCACTACTGCGCTGTTTTCAGATCGCTTACGCCTATCAGACACGTAAACTCAATTATAGGAGTTTGTGTCGTCTATAA